The genomic interval aaacatgtcACTCTAAATAAAAATGGTTGTAGATGTTAGAACGTTTTGTTCATGGTAACAGTAAAtatttttcagcaaaaaaaataaagaaaagacttCTAAAAATACACAGGGAAAACAACCTTGGTTTTAAACAACTATATTCTTAACAATTTTATTgtgattttctctctttcaaaaATATCTTAAAGTAAACAGTCATATTGTCAGCTAcagtgaagcaaaaaaaaaaaggagacaaagaaaaaaaatcgtaATCACCACATATCCCTTCTCATAAATAATGATGCAACTACTACAAATGAAAACGCTGACAATCATTCCACAAGCCCACCACCTCACAAACCTAAAGCTAAACAATGAGCTTCAGATGAAAATGTCAAGGAAAAGgagaggaaaacaaacaaaaacaaaaaaatacatggaTATCATCCATTAATCaacttaaataatttaaaaaaaaaaaaaaaaaaagacaaagaagctaCAGTACATACTCGTTTTTTTGCTCAGGGACAGCAGACCATTTTGTTTAGCTCCATGTACACACAGTGCACTATAATTACTGGTGACATACATATTCCTAGTTCCATGCACATGATCCGGATTTGAACCGTGTTCTGATTGTGAAACTGTTTTCTTTAAGGCTTGTGTTCAGCACACAAAAGTGTAAAGCggatcaaagaaagaaaaaacatctggTTAACTACTGAAAATTCTAATCAACTAATCATTaaggcaaaataataataaaaaaaaaacagctcctaGGACAGGCGACGATCGGTAACAGTGTAAGGCAATACCCTGAGTAACAAAAGTCATTTGAGAAATGGGATTATTATAAAAAGCGTGGACAAAGCTGGCCAACTCAGGGTCAGCTCAAAGACTAATGAAGCGAACGTTCCGTGTGGAAGCGtgaagagaaacacagaaacgACAACGTCTTCACACTGTCTTGTTggttacagtagtgtgtttcTGCTACATGACCTCCAGCTGCCTCTGTCGGCACTCTGAAAGCAAGCTCACAGGTGGGAGTTGGTGGCACCCACACCCTGGCACTCGATGATGTAGGTGTCAGTGTTGGCATGTTCGTCATCAGCTTTGTGTATTGCAAACTTGGCCTGGAAAGAAAGCAGAAGCTGAAATCTGCATTCTGAAGTTATAAATCCTGTGAGCCATCCTAACCAAGAAGAGGAACAATGTGCAGGTCCACTGTTGACCTTTCACAATACTAAAGCAAAAGCTGGAGTGTATTTCTCTGTGTGAACCAGGTGTTTGTGCATTCTTTTTAGAATGCACACGTTCATACTGATTTTTCCTATTACATGAAgggtgtgtgtaaacatttctAGTGTCTACATCTTTACTCGAACAAAGGAGCAGAAACTTTTCCTTattcaataatatatttttattttattttaagtgtgcTGTTACCTTAGTGAGCTGCTCGGCCACATGGATggccgtctgtgtgtgtagagtgatTGGACCAGTGCGCATCCGGGACGTGCCCTTAGCCAAGGCCATGAAGATAATCAGCTAAAAAACATTGGTCAAGGAAAGAGAGGTGAATATGAGAAACTGTAAATTGCATCATTGTTGTTTCAGTACCATTTCAGTAGGAGTACTAATACATTATTAAGATTGGAATCATGAAGCACGTGACGATCGTGGGCTGTTTGTATTGTCTGTGCCATTAggcttctctcacacacagtaatgaGTACAAGTAAATGAGgacattttttacataattatgAGGACATAATTTACCTTTTGCTAGGTAAATTACTGTTCCTTTTCTGTgctattttcaaataaatagcACAGAAAAGGAACAGTAATTTACCTAGCAAAAGTAGGAAAGATAAGAATGACACATTTATAtcaatatttttctgttttgtattGATGGGGTGTGTATATTTCAGACCTGGTCTTGCAAGAACTCGTCCACACAGCCGTTGTGCCTGATGTTCCTCAGGAGCATCTCAGCTGCCTCGATGCCAACTTTATCTGCATAAATACCTGAGGGATGacagacaacaaaaacaaacaaaatcagatTCACCTAcggttttaaaaaatgttaatactaATTTTAATTTGCTGAAAttaattttgcattattttttttcaaaggaaAAGTCTTGTGGTGGCAATAATGAAGCACCAGAGGAATTGAATGATGACAATTCCTGCTAAATCACAAAAAGTGCTCACCTTTTTTCCCAAGAGCTGACCCAGCAAAGATACAACCTGTGGAGGATTCTGCAATGATTCTGCAGAGAAGAGACTCAATCATAATCCATAACCTTAAAAACTGTGGAAACTGTCAGCGCTAATTATTAGATATTTTCGTTAAACTTACATGATGCCATTCCCGTTTCCACAGGCCTTGTCCTTCTCTTGCAGAGACTGTATGTTGACGTAAAGGTCTTTTATCTCTTTTCGGATAGTCCGCACAGCTGCGGCAGACATGTCCTTCGCCAACTAAAAAGAACAATTCAAACAACCCTTTAAACATCAAAACCATGCCAAGACATGAACTAAGATACCTCACACAACAAAGGCAAGACACTACGGGTAGAAATAATTTCtcatttattagattatttgGATAAATTTCatgtataaaatgaaaacatgccaatcaaaaatattcatttgactgtttaagtaattaaacaaaatggaaaggcacacacactgattcacataCTGGAAATCAGCGTTCTATAAATGACGCATCTAATGCAATTGCACTGTTTGAACACCAGAGGTCCCTATCGGCATAATCCATACAGTTAAAACTCGATAGTGCTGAATTACAGCGTCCAACAGATAAAACGTTACACGGTCAAACAAACTAAAAGTCAAAAATagctaaaaaaattatatggaatTAATATCATGCTTTTCTAGCAAATAAGTATTTTAATTCCAACAACACCGAAAGagaaaatttgtttttgtttttcaaatctatgtatatttaattacacagaggctcatttgcatatgtaaatgtactttttttaagcatcaatataaattaaaaactcTAAGAACATCAACAATAACTGacaaaaattatttaacatattataagagacaataaatacaaaccTTAAAAGGCAGCACTCCAGCCACAAAGGCACGGCCATAGATCTTTGTgatgtttcctctctctgtcatgCTGATGGGACTCAGCTCTTTTACAGGGTTCACCTTTACCACCACTTCTCCACCACCCTTAGGGTAATAGCCTCtgcaaatatatattaaagCGTATATGTGGTCCAAAATtgagtaaacaataaaacaaaatattaatagaaatacATAGAAATGGGATGGAAGGtacatatagaaatataaatggTAAACAATGTCAACCAATAAACTTTGGGAAAAATGCATTTAGCTGATGATTATATTCAAAGGTGTTTATTTTCAATAACCCACAGTCTGGCATAAAATGAGGAAAAGCAATCATATTAATAAGAGAAgaccaaaaaacaacaaaaaaccttaCCTCATCCTTAAATCACAGTCAAATTGCACGCCAAATCTTTCGACAATGGGTTTGAACACCTGCGCAATTTTTTTCACAGAAATggcaataataaatacattatatttgtaGCATGTTATCTATAAACACTTTTCTACCACACAAACAAGGCTGGAtaaaagaacaatttttttaatcaggaaATACagctttgctaaaaaaaaaacattttgaagaaaGCTAAATAAcccattaaataaaattaattattatataaaaaaaagaagaaaagctaAGGAAAAAAGTTGTGGATTAAGatgacaaagacaaaaaataaatgaagacaaCAAGGCTATGTGTTAGACAAAGCAGAAGATAAAGAAGCTGATGTAGACAAAAGTAGTAGATGAAGATGAAGTACTAGACAAAAAAATTATGTTAGCAGACAAAAAAGAGGTACAAGAAATAATAATGTAGTTAGTTAGACATGGTTGTAGATGTaggaaacaaaatgacaaaaaaattccTAAAATCTAATACCTTGATTGTGTAATCAATCTGTGGAGCCATCTCAGCGTTGGTTCCTCCTTTCAAACAGAGCTCTGAAGGTCCCTCAGCAAACAGTGCACAGGGTAGCGAGATCTGCAGCAGAAGCCCCACACTCCTACAATACATAGCACCTGACTTTATGCCAACAGTTTACAACTTCAGCTACAGCCATAGATTAATCAGCACATTCTCTGACAagactgtgtgcatgtgcgagagAGGAGAAAgctgaagaaaaggaaaaaaatgatttaagaaAGGCCAACAAGGGAAAGTACAATAAAGAAATTGACATAGGAGAATGTTActgattaaaatttaaaataaacaaactgcatAGAGGAAAAGATATTTTGATTTcttaaacattcatttattaaaaaaagaaattataagaaagacaaaacaatcaaaactatttacatttttttatttacttatgaaTAATCACAACCAAAACCTCCTATTTGTCAGCAACTTTCCACAAAATTCCcaaatttttataaaacattcttCTTCTCTTGTATTTATAGATACAATATCTTAAATTTACAGTAGGCAGAAAATGGTGTAACTCTTGGCTGTAATTCAGGGAtgtagacacactcacagaaaaCCTTCAAGCATCTAAGTTCACTAAGATCAGTTAATCCAGTAAACATAGATTACAATCACAATTTATTTTAGATGCTATGGAAAAAGCTGTTCTTACCCAGCTGTCTGTGTATCAGCAATGTAATTCCCACACTTGATCTTCCTGGAAGTCAGTGTGATCTCTGAGGATCCCACAGTGGCACCCTCCAGGTTCCCATCACACATGTCCCTCAGCAGCTCCAAGCCTGACAGATGCTGAGGCCTAGTGAGGGGCGTGGGGGAGACACATGGTGAACAATAGCAATGCCTTCTCAAATTCCCTGCTGCTGTCTGTCTTTAATTGTAATCATTTAAGTATATACAAAACCTACAGTAAACATTTGTGTACTAAGGACTTAGAGTTCTGTTGGTGATTAGAAATGAGCCTTCTGTAATGATGATGAAACACTGAAATTGTGATTGTCAATATATTTCTGAGACTTTTTATTACAATAACAATTTGTAAGTGTTTTCCAAAATAAACTATGGAATATTTCAAGTCATTAAACCAAAATGGTGCAAACTGgtcatttgtattttaaaatgacaaacattTGCGAATGATGTTTTTTCTGTAAAGGAGAAATCACAGGCAGTCGTGGCCTGCAAGGATTTTGATGGTTACCTTCATAGGAAGCATGTAGAATAACGATAATCGGCTGATTAGTTGTACAAATTCTGTACAGCTCAAAAAGCTTAGTTTCTAAGGTAAACTGCCGTATTATTCACAGTTGTTTACATGTGATTTACACTGTATATGTTTAAACATTGCATACAGCATTTTGATCATATTACCCATCTCTATGTAGAACCCTAGTTCTGAGTTTTAGTGTCAGTCTAAATATACATTATGCACAGGTACTATTAAATGTACATTAAGTATACCAAACGAGTAAATAGCATTGTCTGAGatgctaaagaaataaaagttagGAAGTGACAACACTAGCATAAACAATCAGTGGACAAGCGAAAATcagtacaataaataaacacaagtgTGATCCAGTATGATAAAATACTTAGtctaaagatttttatttaaaacacactaCATATTTGCCCCTTAAAGATCTAAACATTACAAAGATTTTTGCTTTATAATTACAGGTACacgcaaacaaaacaaaacgattTGTGTCATAATCTAAAATTATCATAGGACACTCTGCTGATACGCAAACAGTTTTTAAAGCAGCATCTGTCTAAGTCCTTAGTGGTAACTAAATACCTTTAATTCTGATGATGTGAGAAGTCCAGAGACGTTGAGCTCATGTGGCCATGTGCTAGAGTGTGGAACTAACAAAGGCCTCCATTCAGCACTACAACCCAGAGCTTATTACGGACATATTACTGCATCACGAAGTGTTCAGAGAACGTATACACTGATCAATTTATAAACAAGTCACCTAAATGTACCACTGAGGGGAAACTTAGGCTCCTGGATGGAGGTCAGACTGCAACAAGCAAACTTGGCTTTGTTTCAGGACtttaaggggggggggggtgaagGCTTCAGAGCCTAATGTCGGATAACACATCCCGTAGTGATTAAGTACGATAATCAAAATCAGAACAGTAATCATCTTCATTAGGATATATCACCTTAACCCTGGGGTGCTTCGTCCTGCTCGGATTTTGTTCAATTTCAGAGAGGTTCCCTGGATACAACTCAGTGCAGCTGAAACCCTCAGGATTTGTCctccctggaaaaaaaaaaaagacaaaaacaaaattacacTATTTTACTTTCCAGACGCTACAAAAGTTAATAACATTACgtgtttaaaataatatgtaGTAAACGTTTGAACCGCGTCGAACGTGTctgaataaggataaaaataaaaagacagtgtCACGGTTGCTCACCCCTTCCATTACACTTCCGTCCATCTCGAACGCCGTTGCGGCCATTTTTGAAGAAATCCACCGAATATTACGAATATTTTCTTTCTCCGACTTGAGTGTGTAACATTCAACAATCCCTGATAACACAGAGGATGCGCTAGAAACCGAGCTTCGCTCAACTCAGTCAACGGCTAAAGTTAGCTTAGCCACTAGCTAATATTATACCGGTTCCCAAACAATGCGGAGGATAAAACCGCCAAACTTCCCGACATTCACTGCGCCAAGCAAAACAGCACCTACAACAAAGCAGCAGTGAGTAAAACTGTGCTAACTCCTActttaaagtaaacaaaaaagaatcttAACTGGAATAAAAATGTTCCTAAATTTTTACTTATACGGATGTAGACAAGCTGATCAGCTAACCGCCTGCAACTAGTATCTTCAGCCACAAACTGCTAGGAAGCAACTACGCATGCGCGTAACTGGCAAGCTCAAAGAAACCGCGAGAACGCTAGTACGCATGCGTATAACTGCCAGGTTCACGAAAACAGTTGGAAAGCTATTGCGCGCGCAGAACTGCCAGGCGACGCAAATGACTTGTGAGCGACTGCGCATGCGCCACATACTGTGTATACAATGTTTGTAAATATTCAGACTGGGAGAGGGTTTGTGTACACGGTGATTGCTTATGATGAGCATCTAAACGCAGGATTTTCCAAATTGTGTGAAGTTTACAGAGACTATGCACATTGTAGAGTTGCTGAAGAAGACATAAtgagacttttttaaaaatataaatgtacaaataagcATTTTAGAATAGCACTGGCATTTAAAATAAGGCGTAAACAAACACTCGGTGTGGAGAGAGTCTGAAAATTTCTCTCCCCAAACCTTCAGGGGGCTCAACATGTCAAAACACAGATTTCTATTACTATTCTATTCTGTAATGCATTACTGGacatttaaatattgtacatGGTGCTTTTAAAGCCAATGCACATTcctatataacatatatataaaaccttaattttctatagcgcctttaaaagacaGCTGGATGAATATTGGCTGCAATACACTTTATTAGATgataataaagtgtttttttctttttttttttttagccttgcCACATAATGTAGGGTCAGTATTCCATATATTAAGCATCCTAAAACcaatataaactataaatctAAATTATCCTAAACATGTTGTTTACAATTTGTCTACACAAATTGATCATTTAAATAGCTAAAGTAAGACATACATGTTACaactgtaattttttgtttaaaaggtCCATTAGATGGAAATCTGGGAATTTTTAAAACCCTGTTAATGCTTTTACACAAACTAAACGCACCTTTTAATCTTACATTGTAGTATTTAGAACCAGCATATACTACACTGAAGAAATAGATAAACACAAAGCAACACTTTGGTGTAGGAAAATTTAGTTAAGGAAGAAACATTCatacttttttaaaactatCCAGATAAAGTGTATTTTTGTGGTCTGTCAGAAGAGTGTCAAAATGTAccttttgtaataaaatgtaattaaataaatttaaatattatattttggtACTTCTAAAACAtctgttacattttttatattttggtaCTTTTCTGTCAAACTCTTTATGCctttatcattaaaaataatgaggACTTATGTTGTTTGGTCgacttaaaatgtataattatatcTGCACATGATATATCTGatatacagggctctcaagtgtcacgcattgagctCTCAGTCAATCATTTGGGTATTTTCTCCCGCTCTCCCGCCatacattgtatttctcacgcagaaaaacttactatttattatatatttaatatgccgcagcgcccaaaatgtatcagtcttgtaccgctgtctctatggaaccgggcaggaatcaagcgtctcccctggagttcttagtcgagcctgacacttatcagccaatcaaaaaaagaggctacacaatagccaatcagaaaatagcactattgtatctgggtaagatttaacgcaacaaccaataaaaaaaagcagatcctggaattgttcagcatcatctcgttcacccacagagaaagcCACTGGAGCtggagcatcactttgagcacagagtaagtcatgatctactgttttaatgttacaacaaattcacaacttttttgacacaaacaatgacagctgttagagatgtttcccagataatcagcatcagtttttcatgagtgtctgtaacttagccaacaatTTTACAGcttgttcactgacaacacctgctcagaacaagtagtctaggccggTGGTTCTCAagctgggggccctgagatggggCCAGGGGTCCCAgattcactgacaacacctgctcagaacaagcagccttggttttagtgcttccacgttctaatgctgatgcccagagggtattttcgatggtcggtttgaacaaaaccccAACATGAAACAGCTtatctctggacgggacattgtcctcaatcatgacccttaaaatggctgggcttgagccgaactgttttaaatgggagcaacattacaaatgataaaggagtccaaaaaggcaacaaatacttacaataaacaccagtcataatctctcgttctctctctctctctctctctctctctctctctctctctctctcacacacacacacacacacacacacacacacacacacacacaaattaatgggggttgggggtttggagatgtcactcttgcctgctTTCAAAACTTAAGAGCCctgaatatttcatatttcaccTTACATACATCAAATTACACAATATCAATAGCCTCCTCTGAacctttctgattggtcagtaatTGGGCGTTTGCACACGTCACATCCGGAGATGCACTTTTCTATGTTTGATAGAAATGGCGGCGCTCATTACTGTGAGGGGTTCATTCGCTTTTATGAGACGCTTGGTGGGTGATTTATACAAATCATTTTACAATGCGTGCACACTTATCAAAATACAAAAGCAAAACACGAGTAAGAATTGTTAAGGCGAATTGTGATGGGACAGGAAGTTAAACACATACTCAAAAAAATGTCAAGGACCAAATGCTAGCTAAGCTAATGGGCTAGTCGGTTACTGACTAGCCGGTTACTATAGAAGTGGGTTTGCAAGAGGCTcatttagcttagcatagcttaGCTTAGCTGGCTGGgaagatatataaaataatatgttgTGACAGTTAATGCTCACTATTGACATGCGTTTTATTCGTACGTCGAATCTGAAGTGAGTTGAGAAAGTTAACTAAATAACGTTTGTTAACGTGAGTAATTTGATACTATATACAATTGTCATTCCTCTGTGTAACTTGTGTTCAATGGAACTTATAACAATACAGCAGAAGAATACAAGATACAGGATTACAGACATTGCAAATGCACATAGTGTGGGACGTGTGTAAAATATAGATGTggtattgtttatttctcttgttCTTCTGTTTTAGGTTTCTGTTCAGCAACTGCACAAGTGTTGTTACTCCAAACTTCAGACACTttctgtaccacacacacaccatgtttacTCTAGAAACGCTTTGTTTCAGCACAGAAGGTTGTTTCGCACTGGCTATGGTAAGTTTGACCATTTGATTATGAAGCATAATTACTCCCAAAGCCTTGTACATAAAACTCCTGTTGGAATGGATGCAAGATTCACCACCTCAAGCAGGGAACTCATTACAAGTGCAGGATAAAATTTACAAATTCTTATATTATTCAATATTTATCTCCTTTCATGTGTCACATTTAGCTGCAGCAGGACAAATTTTGCAGTTCAAGCTGTCAGATATTGGGGAGGGAATTATGGAGGTGACTGTAAAAGAATGGTAAggtttgcatgttttttattttttattttttcccattttcctCATGGGAAAATGTAATTTTCTTAGTTAAAAGTGtgcattttttctttgtcttttaccAGGTATGTAAAGGAAGGTGACCGTGTGTCCCAGTTTGACAGCATTTGTGAAGTGCAAAGTGACAAAGCATCTGTTACAATCACCAGCCGCTACGATGGAGTCATCCGCAAACTCTATTACGATGTTGATTCTATTGCATTAGTGGGCAAGCCTTTAATTGATATTGAAACTAATGGAGGACACGGTAAGATTGCAAtagaaaattttatatatatatatatatatatatatatatatatatagtatggtatATGGTATGGTATTGTATGGTATATAATTATGGTGTaatgtatattgtattgtatatatatatatatatatatatgatgagTATAAACATAATTGATTCTGAAACTGATTCTAAACTCACAGAAAGATTAAACCTGATTATAATAATTTGAGTGTTGAGATTTCACCTCGTTTCTTGTCAATTTCATATATTTCTCTCCTGTAGCTGTTGCCCCAGAGGAGGATGTGATGGAAACACCAGCTCTATCACAGGAAGAACATACTCACCAGGAAATTAAAGGCCACAAGACACAGGCCACACCTGCAGTGCGACGCATAGCCATGGAAAACAATGTAAGTTGtaaatataagtatatttttaatgtagtaTGGCatggaattatttttatttatagcaaAAAAAGGTATTTGAACCCTACTGCAGAACCAGCAGTTGCAAATTATGCAGTATGCATAAGTATAATATGCATTATTGATTTTAGGTATTTGTTTTTGCAAAAGTGAAAAAGATACTTATATCTAtgatgatctatctatctacattttCTATTAATAAATCAACGTGAATTGAAAACTTGACATACAAAAACCTGGCAGACATATGAGTGACACTTGGGATCAAGGTGAGAATTGATGATATTGATCaagattgctttttttttcctgcaccaCATATGCATGGTGAATtattaaacaatttttaaagAGCATGGTAATTATAGCTAATACCTATACACATACCTGTGGAATGAATAATATAGTTATATAAAGGTTATACAAGCGAATAATCAGTTATGTCATATAAAAAGTGTAATGAAttgaaaataaagataaaacgCATAACAATCTACATTATTTCACTCTTTTCTAGAGTGTGTAATGAGATGGGTTTAGTGTCCAAGCTTGACCGAGTCAGATATAGGCTCTGTTTCATAACGTGTATGTTAATTCATGATCTTTCTGTCGTCTGTACGAGGTAGTAgggcacagtaaacattataataCAACAACAAGGTAGTAGAAGATAAGATCCAGTATGATACAGCGcaatacaacaacaataaatatgaAGGTTACACACTAAGACAATACACAGTAAGggtaataagaaacaaaacacgGTAACAATTAGAAACGGCTGAAGAGGATGTTCATGTTTAAGTGGCAAGTAGTATAAAGTGTAAAGTGatttgtgtaatgtgtagtttTGAAGTGCAGTGCTTCTCACTGTGGTGTGTTTGATAGTCCAGTTAGTAAACATGCAGAATGCAGTTGAGTTCTCCTCATCCTGTTAGAAGTGGTAGTGGATGACGCCTGTTGATTAATATCATGGCACATTCTCTGATTtgcctttttattattattattattattattattattattattattattattattatctacttCAGTCCAGATATACTGAATCTGGATACTATTTTTTTTGGATACTGTCATTTAAATGGGCAGCTGTGGAgtttattccttttttcatattttttttgctctcagaTTAGATTGGTTTTTGTAAAAACCTCACAGTGACAAGATCTCTCTATAGCTCATAGTTCAGGTGCCTTAGTTTAACACTCCTCTATTTagaaaaaggatttaaaatgaatccctttttttaaaggttttattcCAGCAAAAGTAATGCCAGCTGTCTGTGCTCCCAGTCCAGAAGCTGGTGGACTGAACAGCTGCAATAAACGACAGTAAAACAAGGGCATGATTGATGACTGTTAGCCACAGTGCTTGCTTTGTGGGGGGTTTCTGTCATTCTTGAGccaaatgagaataaaaaaagtccCTTAAAACCTGACAGCCTTGCATAATTCACTGGAGTGGGGTTGTATCCGTGGTTACCAGTGGTTGTAGTTGTGGTGGGTGAGGGAACTGAGGCAtctgataaataaatcatgGAAGGATCAGACtaaatgatatataattatatgtcttgtttttttattcaatctTGTGTTTCTCTTAGATCAAGCTGAGTGAAGTTGTTGGGACCGGAAAGGACGGACGGATTCTCAAAGAAGACATTTTGAACTTCATATCCAAGCAGACCGGAGCCATCCTACCCCCTACCCCCTTCCAGGAGATCCAGCCTCCTCCTCCCACACCTCCTCCAGCTGCCAAGCTCAAAGAGCAGAAACCTCTGAGCATCCCTACACCTGTCATCCCGAGGCCGGTGTTTACAGGCAAAGACCGCACTGAGCCGCTTAAAGGTAGGATGATGTGCACCAATTTGGGGCTGTTTTTACTCTGCAGCTGTCACTATGGTCAGaattgtgctgttatagaaaatgatcCCTGTCTTCTTACAAAAATATAATCTAAATCTTAATGACAATTACATAACAATCTTTGACATGAACTAAAATGAATGAAgttataatttattaatcaaTATATTTCTtctcattgttattgttattattattattaataataataataatatttatcattattattgctgttgggAAGCCTGTTTATTGCTGTCCTGACTTTTTAAATTAGGTTTTCACAAGGCCATGGTGAAGACAATGACAGCAGCTCTTAAGATCCCGCACTTCGGGTATAAGGATGAAGTAGACATCAGCCGGCTGGTGCGTCTTCGCTCTGAGCTAAAGGACGTGGTGGAGCCCCGCGGAGTGAAGCTTAGCTACATGCCATTCTTCATCAAGGTAACACCAACGTTTCCCAGAGCAGCAATAATATGAGCAGGTGAAATGCTTATTGAGTGAGAATTGTTTTAATATCCTTAATTTCTAGGCAGCATCACTTGCTCTCCACCATTTCCCAATCTTGAATGCCTCTGTGGATGAAGCATGCCAGAATATCACTTACAAggtcagattttatttatttatttatttatttatttatttatttatttttaatctgttgCTCATTGATCATTGATGTGACAGGACAAAATagcatttgtttatgttgccTTGAATTCTTGCTCAGGCTGCACACAACATTGGTCTGGCCATGGATACACCTCAGGGTCTGCT from Tachysurus vachellii isolate PV-2020 chromosome 1, HZAU_Pvac_v1, whole genome shotgun sequence carries:
- the rtca gene encoding RNA 3'-terminal phosphate cyclase, which gives rise to MAATAFEMDGSVMEGGGQILRVSAALSCIQGTSLKLNKIRAGRSTPGLRPQHLSGLELLRDMCDGNLEGATVGSSEITLTSRKIKCGNYIADTQTAGSVGLLLQISLPCALFAEGPSELCLKGGTNAEMAPQIDYTIKVFKPIVERFGVQFDCDLRMRGYYPKGGGEVVVKVNPVKELSPISMTERGNITKIYGRAFVAGVLPFKLAKDMSAAAVRTIRKEIKDLYVNIQSLQEKDKACGNGNGIIIIAESSTGCIFAGSALGKKGIYADKVGIEAAEMLLRNIRHNGCVDEFLQDQLIIFMALAKGTSRMRTGPITLHTQTAIHVAEQLTKAKFAIHKADDEHANTDTYIIECQGVGATNSHL
- the dbt gene encoding lipoamide acyltransferase component of branched-chain alpha-keto acid dehydrogenase complex, mitochondrial; this translates as MAALITVRGSFAFMRRLVSVQQLHKCCYSKLQTLSVPHTHHVYSRNALFQHRRLFRTGYAAAGQILQFKLSDIGEGIMEVTVKEWYVKEGDRVSQFDSICEVQSDKASVTITSRYDGVIRKLYYDVDSIALVGKPLIDIETNGGHAVAPEEDVMETPALSQEEHTHQEIKGHKTQATPAVRRIAMENNIKLSEVVGTGKDGRILKEDILNFISKQTGAILPPTPFQEIQPPPPTPPPAAKLKEQKPLSIPTPVIPRPVFTGKDRTEPLKGFHKAMVKTMTAALKIPHFGYKDEVDISRLVRLRSELKDVVEPRGVKLSYMPFFIKAASLALHHFPILNASVDEACQNITYKAAHNIGLAMDTPQGLLVPNIKNVQMLSLFEIATELNRLQALGVTGQLGTTDLTGGTFTLSNIGSIGGTYAKPVILPPEVAIGALGKIQVLPRFNSKDEVVKAHIMYVSWSADHRIIDGATMCRFSNLWRSYLENPASMVLDLK